CGGCTGAACATCGTCCAGCAGGACTGGGACTACCATTGGCAGCAGGTTGTCCAGAATGGTGCTGGGGATGCCATGAGGTTGTTGTACATCTGTACTGTGTCCTAGTCTAGATCACATTAAGATTAGCAAGTGGGCCAGAAACACTAGTTGAAAAGGCCACTCCAATCCAACTGTAATCTACTCTAGATTGCTCTCAGAAAATCTCATATTTGCTATATTAAGTATTGATGACATGGGTATACAGTATGTTTAATCATTCGTCTCCTACTACCCCTCCCATTTGTTGTTCAGCTGTACTTGACTGTCCAATAGCTGGTTGTGTCGactgacctgtcgtttgcctgctgTCTGTTTGTCCTCCCAGCAGAGAGACACAAGCTGGCAGGCGACACCTCAGTGATGACCTACAGGGGTCACGGTGTTCTGCACACGCTGTCGCTTCTCCCCGGAGTTCACCACTGGACAGAAGTTCATCTACACTGGCTGTTCCACTGGGAAGGTCATCGGTGAGTCGCTATGCccgggggggggggttggcaTCCCTACCAGAACAACATCAGCAGCTCTGTAAGTCTCTGTATCTCTGCTCCACTCTACTGAGGGGCAGTGCTCAATTCTATTTCAATTCTGGAAGttaacttttttaaatgtatatgaATAAATATGAAAAGTCTCCATAGACCATTTAGAATACTATTCTTATTAAACCAATGTGCTTGTAAGTTCGCTCATCCTTCCTGTCAAatgacatctctctctttctctcttcacagTGGGACGGAGCAGTGTGCGTGTTTGGGAGCACAGGCAAACCCAGCCGCTGGATGAGGAGAGGTACTGGGGGGGTGGAAACAAGCAAGGAAAAGGAAGTGATGTCATAAGTGTGGGACAGCCTGACGGTGTCAGTCTGACTTCACTATGGGGAGAGGCAGGACAGCAACAGAGGGAGGAGAACAAGCTGAACTGTGAAATTGCATCGTTTCAATGCTGGATAACAATAAATATAGTGTAAATTCTTACCTTTGTGTTTGGTGCAGAAGCCTTTATTACCCAATCTGCAGAGAAGGGATACAGTTGAGGCATTGTCTTCTTTCAGGGGCCGTTACTCCTACACAGACCTAGTCCCATCCAGCGACAGTGTAGATGGAGCCACGCTATCTTGTGTTATAAAACAATGACATTTAAGGAGTGGTCTCTTCTGATGCACCCCAGTGTACAGTAAGAATAGGATAAAGGAGACGAAAGCCTCTATGAAGTTTGGCTGGAGCCGTTTATGCAGAACTTATTGAAGCTCACTAAGTACTTGCTCCAAGAGCCCCCAACAAGCCTCATGTCCACATTGTGTTTTTATTGCTTAGAGTAAAAAGCAGCAGCTAAATAATGCATATGTAGACTAAAACAATGTCATAAATCACAGGATGATAATTCAGTATAAGGTATAAAGGTATATTGTAATGCTATTAATGTCCAGCGGTAAGAAGacggtgtacaaaacattaggaacaccagtgctttccatgagactgaccaggtgaatccaggtgaaagctatgatcccttattgatgtcacttgttaaatccaattcaatcagtgtagatgaaggggaggagacaggttaaagaagaattttaaaaaaattattaaagccttgagaccattgagacatggattgtgtatgtgtgccattcagagggtgaatgggcaagacaaagtgccttttgaacagggtatggtagtaggtgccaggtacaCTGGTTTGGGTGTGCCTGgcactgcaacgttgctgggttttccCCAcggtcaacagtttcctgtgtgtatcaagaatggtccgccacccaaaggacatccagccaacttgacccaactgtgggaagcattggagtcaacatgggccaacatccctttGCAATGCTTttcacaccttgtagagtccattccctgataaattgagtctgttctggagggcaaagggggtgcaactctaATATTaggatgttttgtacactcagtgaatgTTGTAGTCCGATGTAAACAATTCCAATCAAAGATCTAAATGATGTGTTCTGGGCTTTAAGACACAGTAAAGGGTTTGGGGGTGTGAGTGTGCTTTGAACATCAACCTTGATATAATCTCTGCTAATTGTTTTACAATAACTTTTTATTGTGCATAAAACCTGGCAAATACAGTCATCAGAAATCCAACGAAGGGAATTGCCAGATATCTGCAAAAGTTATGATTGCTCAACATTAATTGTGACTACCTGTCTAACCTCTGCAGTAATGGGTTTTCTATGAAAGTCACTGCTTGAGCAATAGGAAGCAAAACATTTGAACACAATCAACAGCTTTAAATTAGTGGGTTGCCCTCCCGCAGCTAACAGACAATTAGCTGCCATAAAGCCACCGCAGAGTTCCAGGGGGGTATTGTAATGGCAGGAATGCTGATAGTGCTCTAAAATTAGTCGGATTCCTTGGCACCCTCCGAGAGCGAGTGAGCAAATAACCCAGATAGAGGATGGGAGCTGTCTGTCTGGAGACTAGCCTCCAGGGCTATTAGTACGTCTATCTGTGTGAGAAACCCTCAGGGGCTCATATCGGAATGAAGACAGGCAGATGCTAAGTGGTAGGATACATGGAGCAGTATGTAAAGGGATGTTAAGTGGTGGAATGGGCCTTAGAGAACGCTCTGTGAGGCAAGTGTTGCTAGTGACAAACACAGACAACAGGGATGGACTGAAATATACTTTGGCATCAACAGCTGAGCCTGTGAATGGAGGGCCTAGTGGAGAGGACTTTGCCGAAAAAGGAGACAGGCTTTTTTCAAAATGTAGTgactgggtgggggggggggggtaggaagGAATGGGTATAAATCATATCTGACAGAGAGATAAGGGAACACAGGGTAGGAGTGTACAGCACAGCACTGGACAGATACAAATACAGTACAGACTCGATGACAAGAGCATACTCTCGGCCCGTAGGAAGAGAACGATAACATAAGAATTGAAAGATGTAACTCTTAAGAAAGTTGGATAAAAGCAATGGATCCAAAGATTAAAAACAAATCGAACAGAACTATAGAAAATGACAAGGGAGAAACTACACAAATGGCTAAGGACCAAAGCCGACCGGTGAAGCTTGCCATGATGGTCCTAAACTCTGTTCTGGTGGTTGTTACAGACCTTTGGGCTGGACTACTTGGCAGTGCCCTATTCAGACGCCATTTTCACCTCCTGTTGTCAGGCGTGGTTCTGTTTGGACCAGCCCTGAGTCTGTGGGTGTCCAAGTACAGCATCTTTGCAAACAGGAACCACTACCTCTACAGGTGAGGTCTTTTTTTTTGACTACGCCCATCAGTATTAAGGAAAGCCACTATTCATGTCGATGAAATGGGCATTAGCATGATATAGAATATTGGAGAGAGTAGATAAAAGTTCCGTTCTTTCAAAGCTCTGTTATTGTTGGCTTGTGATAATGAATGTGTTTATGTTTTCCTGATTTCACACACAATATTCTCCCAATGACCATACCACCTAGTTCTGTCCCAAGCAGGCGCGGAGACTGGTACAAGAATTTGGCCCTGGCACATCACTGTGTGCACCgcgatatattggccatatagcacaaaccctaaggtgccttattgctgttataaactggttaccaatgtaattagacaagtacaaataaatgttttgccatacactgatataccatggctgtcagccaatcagcattcagggctcgaaccacccagttcatAATGCAAATTAGTGCTTGTCATATGTGTTTCCCTGAATCAACACCTACCCTAAGTGTTCATTACTattacagggctccagactaacatttCCCCCTGGTGTCACTTAACTTTTAcagttggtggcaccagcccATGACTTGGTCGTCTGACCCAATTCATCATGAAGTCATTCATTAAGAAGTATAATAGAGTACTGAGGTATTTCATCGAGCATGTCCAAGCAGGAATGTATGATTAAAGATATTTTGATGTGCAGTCACTAACCTAATCCAGTGATCGTTATGAATTTTCAGTTGACAATTAGACTATAGATTCACTTTTTTTTTGTTCAATAGAGATGAATCACATACATCTTTATGTGCACTAACTAATATCATAGGCAAATTCATTTGGGGTTCAACACCTGACAAAGTGGAAACTCAAAGCACATTAACTCTGagtataatacccactgctagtagccatgtattCATCCAACAGTAAATGTAATGTCCTAAAAAAACGAGCAGTTGTGGGCTAATACCCATGAGACCTATAGGCAGGCCTGTGCCCTCGCGTGCATGACGCTCCATATCTCAAAGCCAAATCAAATATCTTGGttgtaaaatagttgctattGAGATCAATGTTGAGAAATAAAAAGTATAGCTACAGAAATCTGAGACCCTCCTCTCTTCGTCAGGGACAAAGGGATGAAGCTTCCAAAGCTGTGTTAAATGATCATAACAAATGTTTCTGTTGAGctcatggagggagaggagagtgaccTGCTCATCACAGGAGCAGGCCCCAGCGAGGACACAGGCACAGAGCAGACACTTTCATTAGAGGAATCATCAGGATATTGCACTTTACTGTATGACCAAATCATAGTTTTAGATGATTCCGCCTTTGAATGTGAGTTGAGAAAACCGGGTCAGACCATCTTGGTAGGGGGGCCGGCCGTTTCCCACTGAGCAACCAAAGGCTCATTATAGATTAGTATAACAGagaaaatgtgcaaaaaaatatacaaatacaCCAAAAAAAATGGCCCATGGGCCACATAACCTTTTTCCATataatgtttttttgtgtgtcaaTTTCGACCAGCCAGCCCAACAAAAAAATGGTCCagccatctggcatttgccagaattgccagATGGCCAATCCACCCCTGGTCCTGAGccatttagccatcttacatttATACTGGATACCTCTGCTTTGGATTCTCTTTCAGGATGTTCCTGCGATCGGGCTGGGGCTGGACCTGTGTTTTCACTGGCTCCTTCGTCTtcgtcctctccttctccatccgtCGATCCCTCTCGCTCTCCGTTCGCCATCTCTCACGGATAGCCACCGTGGGAGCACTGTGGTGGGGCTCTCGCAGTCTCCTGACTCTGCTGGAGAACATGGCAGGCAGCTGCTACGAGCCCATGCCTGCTACCCTGGTTGGGGGCCTGAACCTTGGCCAGGGAGCCAGTGTCCCAGGGCAGTCCTTACTCCTGCTCCATGAGGGCGAGCGCAAGGCCTCCTGCCTGAAAGCGGGCATGCTGTGGCAGGGCTGGGAGGTCTCGGAGGACactctcctcctctgcctctgCTGCCTGCTCCTGGCCGAAGAGACTGCAGTGTTGGGGCCCTACCTAGCCCTGGGAGGGCCCTCGGGGTCCCCGCTGCGCCTGCTCTTCCTGCTCTGCGTCTCCCTACTGGGTCTGTGGCTGTTTCTGCTGCTCTGTCTGCTGGCTTACTTCCCGCAGTTCCCCTCCCAGCTTCTAGGGGGAGCTCTAGGGTGTTTGAGCTGGAGGGGGCTGTATCAGGGTTGGTATCGCCTGAAGCCCAGCTGGTGCTGTCCTGGGTGGCCTGGAGAGGGACTTCTCACCACAACTCAGAGAGAGCCGTACAGTGAAAGGGGTGTTCATGACATGTGGCCAAAGGATTGATGTCTTTGGCTAGAATATTATTTGCACCCTAGATCAAAATAAGAATGGATATGACTCCACATCAAAAAGGGCTCTGCTTGATATTTTATAAAAACTAAAATAGTTACATTTTCGTTTGCTTTATATTCAATTATGTGACTCCTAACATCAAGACCATCGAATTGGATAATAACAGGAAGATTATGTACATTACCACAGAATTGAGAAAGTCAAACTTTCATAAGCAAAATATTGAAATACTTTCAAATCTCACCATGAAGCAGAAAAAAAATACTCACTTGATGTTATGCCAGTTATCGCTACTTTAATTTGAAATCGGAATAAATTGATTGTGTAATACAGCAGGTTTTTTTGTTATGAAAATGAAAACGTTTTTAAATGCACTGTGTCTGAAGGTATTCAGTTACCCAACAAGCGTTTTAACATGTTACACTACATGATTTGTATCATAACATGTGAATGGGTGAGTAAGAGTGTGTCGCTATATTGCTGTCTCCAGTGGATGTACACAAGAGTCAGTTGATCAGTAGATGAGGGCCTTGCAGTCCCCCCTGGGCTTCTTGATCTTGTCATAGTTCTTGTTGATGATGTCAAACAGCAAGGCCTGGTGAATGGGTGACAGAAATAGTAGGGTAATTACATCACTGAAAGCCTTTCATCATTAGATTGGATAAGATAAATATTTTATTTGTCTGTTTCACACAGATATTTTGCTTTACGTCAAGAAAATACACCGCGATAGACCTATCAAACATACAAATTCATCATCATCGCCACCTACAACAACCCTTTTTTGACAAGGGCATCAAACAGAGTAAGACAGGTAGGTAAGTACAATGTGAGGAGCAGGAGAGGCATTGGTAATTATAAACTCAATTTGTTCGCTTGATAACAGGGTTTGGTTTCCATTCACAACTCTTGAAGTCGAGGTAAATACTTGTTCACATTGGGAAAGTTTATTTAACTTGGGGGTTAAATTATGGGGGTGCTGAGCACGTCTAATGAAGGACAGAGAGGTATGATACATGAGGCGTCTTAGCTTACATAGGTATTGCGGATCTCCAGAACCACGATGCGCAGCTCACAGTACTGGTACTGGTCCAGCTCATGCACCAACTGCCTGTAGTCTCCCTGGAGGTAGTTACACCAAATATGgtcaacgcacacacacacacacacaaatgaaagCGATCACACACACGGATACTAACCACATGAGGTTGTTTTGAGGCCTTGGCAACAGCATCCCCTCTCTCACTGTAGTACCTGACAACACATCAGAGATAATGAAG
This Salvelinus namaycush isolate Seneca chromosome 33, SaNama_1.0, whole genome shotgun sequence DNA region includes the following protein-coding sequences:
- the LOC120027997 gene encoding fat storage-inducing transmembrane protein 1-like, yielding MDPKIKNKSNRTIENDKGETTQMAKDQSRPVKLAMMVLNSVLVVVTDLWAGLLGSALFRRHFHLLLSGVVLFGPALSLWVSKYSIFANRNHYLYRMFLRSGWGWTCVFTGSFVFVLSFSIRRSLSLSVRHLSRIATVGALWWGSRSLLTLLENMAGSCYEPMPATLVGGLNLGQGASVPGQSLLLLHEGERKASCLKAGMLWQGWEVSEDTLLLCLCCLLLAEETAVLGPYLALGGPSGSPLRLLFLLCVSLLGLWLFLLLCLLAYFPQFPSQLLGGALGCLSWRGLYQGWYRLKPSWCCPGWPGEGLLTTTQREPYSERGVHDMWPKD